CATGTATTTATGTGAATAATTCACATGAATACCACAGATATGGCATCAGAAATCAAATATAAGTATACAATATGAGGTATTAGTTATACATATGGACAATGGATCAATTGCTGCATTTTTTGTTACAATGAATACCAAGGAGTAAATTCCTGGTTCTGCCACTGACCTAAAGTTGCATGTAAATAGTAAAACATGCCACTATAACCGGTTTAGACATTTACCTTAGGCTGCATGCTTGAAATTCGTTTCCAGTATATTTCATTCCATTTTTTGCTTTTAATTTCACTAACTATCTATACTGACAACTGGTCGATTAACAACTACTGTAACTGCCGTATCATATTCTATCACCCATTTGCATTACATTAGGTATGGTGTCAATTCTAATTTGCAAGTTGCTGCTATAATATGTCGCAATACGCCAGATACTCGAAAATGTGAGCGCGCTTGAGAAAGAAACTCGAAGATGTAAACGAACAGTCAAAGCTCAATTAGCTAAACCAAAAATGGGTGGAATTACAGATATATCCAGGAGAAAAAACTCGAAGATGTGAACAAGCATAAGCATGGAGTAGTAGTCAATTATTGTACAAAAATGCACCCACTTGTTCATGCTTTTCTTCCTTTCTTGAGCAGAATGCATGGTCGTCATTTTACCTGGCTTGCATGCAGCATGCAGCATGCATGGATCAGCCAACAGTTACAATTTTTTTTCGCATGCATGTGGGACATATATATGCCTTGCTCATCCATTAACCTAGCTTAGGTAATTAATTACGTCTAGCACACTGCAAGTAAGCAGCTGGCCAGTATACGCTCGTACTGACACACACAGTTATAAGGATCATGATTCGTTTCTAGTTACTGCAGGGGAATCCAGTTCCCAGGTGAACCTTCTCCAAATCCCGCCTTAACTACTACATCATGATCCTTTTTCTCCAGGTGTAATTACCCCACGAACGCCCTATATACTACTGGGGTAGTGGGTAGCTGAGATCCTTCCTTCAaagccgagaagaagaggaaaaggtaGACACCGGTAGATGACTAAGATTAGACTAGAAAGCTAGATGGGCACATGCAAAAAAATTGACCGTGACACTGTAGATAACTTATGATCACATTGTACAGTagccattttttttattttttgcgagAATAACTTCGGATCTATTCATCAAGTGGCAAGGTAGTACAAAAAACACTAGAAATAAAAAATTGCATCTatgtccgtagaccacctagcgacgactactagCATTAGAGTGAGCCAGTAGCCAATTTTGACAGACAGTACAACCAATGCCTAATTGTTCGTCAAAAATATAAATCTTAAATGGCCGGACGTCAGTGAAATTACATGCACTTTTTATCCTCCACTAAATTTGATAGACGAGCCAGTCAACAACAGGTGAAATCAGAGGCACTTTGATAGAGCAGGATGGAAGGAACTCAGGGAGGAGATACTGATTCCCCCACATAATGCACTTGTTTACAATAAACTAAGAGATCGAGACTCACCACCACCTAGCTCAGCAAGCAAAGGTGGGAGGAGGATCTCTCCGATCCCGGGCAACCCGAATCCCGATGCAAAGATCCACCACCGTTCGGCTATAAAACGGCACGCCTGAGGACCACCActgccatcaccaccaccaccttccCTTCGAGCTCGAGCCTAGCTATAGCGCGCGCCACCTGTCCCGGCTGCTGGTGCTGGGTTGATCCTGCGCCATTCCGGCAGCAAGCGCGCGAGAGAGGGACTAGCCCTAGCTTGGTGACCATGGGCTCGGTGCTGCCGGAGATCGCCGCGGAGGGCAAGGGCATCCTCACGGACGCCTGGGACAGCAAGGGCCGTCCCGCGGCCCGCTCCACCACCGGCGGGTGGGGATGCGCTGCCATGATCCTAGGCGCGGAGCTGTTCGAGCGGATGACGACGCTGGGCATCGCGGTGAACCTGGTGCCGTACATGACCGGCACCATGCACCTCGGCAGCGCCGCAGCCGCCAACACAGTCACCAACTTCATCGGCACCTCCTTCATGCTCTGCCTCCTCGGCGGCTTCGTCGCCGACACCTACCTCGGCCGCTACCTCACcatcgccgtcttctccgccgtccaAGCCACCGTACGTCCATTGCCTCATCAGTGACAGTTGCATGCGCTCCTAGCAGCTAGTATTACGTACGTACTAACTAGCGTATTTCGATGGATGCAGGGTGTGATGGTACTGACAATCTCGACGGTTGCGCCGGGGCTGCGCCCGGCGACGTGCGGGGACGCGACGGGGCAGAGCCCCGACTGCGTTCCGGCGAACGGCACGCAGCTCGGGGTGCTGTACCTGGGGCTGTACATGACGGCGCTGGGGACAGGCGGGCTCAAGTCGAGCGTGTCCGGGTTCGGGTCGGACCAGTTCGACGAGTCCGACGACGGCGAGCGCAAGAAGATGATGCGCTTCTTCAACTGGTTCTACTTCTTCGTCAGCATCGGCGCGCTGCTCGCCGTCACCGTGCTGGTGTACGTGCAGGACAACATCGGCCGCCGCTGGGGATACGGCATCTGCGCCGTCGGCATCCTCTGCGGGCTCGGCGTGTTCCTGTGCGGCACCAAGATGTACCGGTTCAAGAAGCTCGTCGGGAGCCCGCTGACACAGGTCGCCGCCGTGACGACCGCCGCGTGGAGCAAGCGCACCTTGCCGCTTCCGTCCGACCCGAGCATGCTCTACGACGTCGACGATGCGGCCGCCGCCGGTGAGGACCTCAAGGGCAAGCAGAAGCTGCCCCACAGCAAGGAATGCCGGTAAGTACTTTATTAATCACTAGGCAGTCTCCTATCAACACTGACAAACTAAGCAGCAGAGAAATACGTCGTCCACTACCTCCATTTTATTATCCGGGAGCTCATCATCTAGTCTACGGCAACATTTGCATGTCTACCACTACTAGTCATATTCTTGTGTGGACCAACACGTAGTCTGCTACGATATGTTGGCTGTCATCATGACATGGACATGATATGTAGAGCGACATTGTGCATAGCCAATGGCACTAATTTCAAGTTTGCAACTAGTACTAGTCAAATTTGAACCTCACACAAATGTGTACTTCTGTTGTGTTGATATTCAGTTTAGTGATGAAACTAATGGGATGTACATATATGCAGATTCCTAGACCATGCGGCCATCATCGACCGGGCAGAGGCGGCGTCGCCGGCGGAGGCGAGCAAGTGGGCGCTGTGCACGCGGACGGACGTGGAGGAGGTGAAGCAGGTGGTGCGCATGCTGCCGATCTGGGCGACCACCATCATGTTCTGGACCATCCACGCGCAGATGACCACCTTCGCCGTCGAGCAGGCCTCCCTCATGGACCGCGGCATCGGCGGCTCGGGGTTCCTCATCCCGGCGGGCTCCCTCACCGTCTTTCTCATCGGCTCCATCCTCCTCACCGTGCCCCTCTACGACCGCCTCATCTCGCCCGTGGCCCGCCGCATCACGGGCAATCCGCACGGCCTCTCCCCGCTCCAGCGCGTCTTCGTCGGCCTCTTCCTGTCCATCGTCGGCATGGCCGCGGCGGCGATCGTCGAGCGCCACCGCCTCACGTCGTCCACTCACGGGGTCACGCTCACGGTGTTCCTGCTCATGCCGCAGTTTCTGCTCGTCGGCGCCGGCGAGGCGTTCACGTACATGGGCCAGCTAGACTTCTTCCTGCGAGAGTGCCCCAAGGGGATGAAGACCATGAGCACGGGGCTATTCCTCAGCACCTGCGCGCTCGGCTTCTTCTTCAGCACGGTCACAGTAACCATCGTGCACAAGGTCACCGGCCACGGGCCACGGGGCAGCGGCGGCTGGCTCGCCGACAACCTCGACCAGGGGAGGCTCGACTACTTCTACTGGTTGCTCGCCGTCATGAGCGCCATCAATATCATCTTTTTCACGATGGCGGCAAGGGGCTACGTGTACAAGGAGAAGCGCTTGGCCGATGCCGGCATCGAGCTCGCCGACGAGGAGGCCATGATCGTCGGTCACTGATCGATGCATGCTACTTGCGGTTCTTCTTTTTCTCGTTTCTCTGGTGTGTATTGACTTGTTTTTGTGTGTATTCGGTGGCGTATGCATAATGTATATTGGCAAGGTATACCCATACATACAGTTTGTTTGTACATGTGGGTACGTTTTCTTTTCCTTTCATTAAACGGGTTTGCTATTTCTCAATAGACTGAGAAATAGGTATAGCTCAATCGATGCTATAGCCTTCAGATTATGCGCGTCATGCTaatttttgttttttagtttttggtccttgtttctcttttctactcTCTCCGttgacaaatataagatgttttaaatATTTTAATATAAAATACATACCGGCTGAAATGAGCCAACGAACTCACCAAAACGTGTCTATATATATTCGATTCAAAAAAATAGGTTAAAACATCTTACAGTTATGAACGTCGGATGTTGTAGCCTTCGGATTATGCACATGGCGCTAATTTTTTACGgttcttgtttttcttttctacTCTTTCTGTTTCAAAATAAATGTCGTTGTTTTAGTTCAAATTAAACTTTCCTCACTATGCTAAACAATAGCTCTAACTGAGTCAAATTCCACAATTTCTGAGAATGATATGTTTTTTATTTTCCACTATGAAAACTTCTCCCAATCCCTAGTCTTTTCTTTTCAGACTTACCTGGTTCTGGTTGATCACCCACATTCATTCATTGTGAGTTCTGTTGTGGAATCAAACCATAGAGCTAGTGCAATTGAGATCTAGAGTCCCGTGCGTGAAACTAAAGAGAATTTTCAGTCCTCTGCTCTACCAAACAAAACCTaaaaggacactttaaacttgattTGCCACAGCTAGACTGAAAACACTGCTTGTCATGGGCACATACGCTAATATCTTTTTTTGACCCGGTAATCCGCGTCGTGGTTTTAGTATTGTTTTTTGAGGAAGACGATTTGATCCCTAGGTTCTCTTTCATAACATGAATTTTCATGTCTTCATTAACGAAAGTTAAATGAGTCTTGCACTGCCTCATAGAATAGTTTTTGGACATTGCCCTCTTAGCTACATGTTGTATGGAGCAAAGCTTAGATGGCCTAGCCCACCCTGATTCAAGTAGTAGACTTGTCACTGGTAGTCATGTATTTTCTAAAATTATGACATGCTTTCACTCGATATTCTTTTGGTGATATGACATGCCCGTTGATTATGAGGTGTATGTGGTGAGTTGTCAATCTCAAATCTATTGGCTCAGTCTCTTGGAGTTACTCATATGTGTGTGCGCACGTATATTCACATATGTGTGTGCGCACGCATGCGTGGGTGTGCACACACATGTCAAGATGGTGCTTCTCAAAAAAGCTAGATGTTAGCACCCGGTAGACAGTTCGGAGTTTCCAGCCAAGGGGGCTATGCTTTTCTCTTTGGGAAATGCTTCTCCTCACTCGAAAGATAACTGGGTTTCGTCCGCTGCCTCTGTTGCATGACGCATGTTCATGTAGGGGCCCACCTAATACTATAACACACAACCTTATCCTAGCAAATGTGGCTATCCACACGTTTCCCCTTCATcgagtcttcttcttccttggaaaCCCCCCTTCAATTTCTTCTCATCACTAGCCACGCGCCACACGTTGGATGTCACGAGACACTACCACGGTTGATGCCATCATTGACCAAGCAGGTGACCATGAAACATTGACCAACACTATCGTCGAGGTGTGTCAGTGTTGCACCACAACTTCCTGCCATTTAGGCATAGGCTGTGTCGCCACGCCCTCCAACGACAGAGTCTGCATGGCGGTGTCGCGACTGCAACGGTGATGGGGTTGTGACTGCAATGGTAGTGGTTTTGCGACTATAAgccccgggaggggggggggggtcttgtGAGTGCGAGGCAGTGGTGTTTTTACGCGGCAACGACTGAAACGGTGGCCGTGTTTGCGCGGATGACTGCAACAACGATGAAATTGTGACCGCAATGGTTTTAGAATTTGGTGTTTTGCAACCGGGGCTATGTTTCTGAGACATTTGTGTTGTTGCAATAGTATGTAACAGGGGCCAATGTGTTTTGAAACATGTGTGATGTTACAATGGCGGCCACGATGCACTTTTGCAACATTGGTCTTGTTTCAAAGGATAAAACGGTTCAAGAAAGATTGCAACAATTCTCCTGCTTCAGAGAATCAAGCGCAACACTAGCCTTGTTGCAAAAGCTGGCCTTCAGGCTGGAGAGACCAGACGGCTATTCGAGAATGCATCTGACGGCTACCGAGGCGGTGGATCTATTTAGATTATCACCCGGCCGACAGCGCtgccctttcttttctttttttcaagATTAAATTTCGTTTTGCATATTTATAATTGGTGGGTTGGCATACGTACGtgacaaagaaaacaaaaacaaaaaagagctACACGTGTATACACGGACACATGCATGCAGCACGGGCAGCCTCAGTGACCGACGATCATGGCCTCCTCGTCAGCGAGTTCTATGCCGGCATCGGCCATGCGTTTCTCCTTGTACACGTAGCCCCTGGCGGCGATCGTGAAGAAGACAATATTGATCGCGCTCATGACGGCGAGCAACCAGTAGAAGTAGTCGAGCCTCCCCTGGTCGATGTTGTTGGCGAGCCAGCCGTCGTTGCTCCCGTGGCCGGTGACCTTGTGCACGATGGTGACTATGAGCGTGCTGAAGAAAAAGCCGAGCGCGCAGGTGCTGAGGAACAGCCCCGTGCTCATGGTCTTCATCCCCTTGGGGCACTCGCGCAGGAAGAAGTCGAGCTGCCCCATGTACGTGAACGCCTCGCCGGCCCCGACGAGCAGGAACTGGGGCATGAGCAGGAACACCGTGAGCGTGACGCCGTCGGCGGACTCGGTGAGGCGGTACCGCTCGACGAGCGCGGCGGCGGCCATCCCGGCGATGGACAGGAAGAGGCCGACGAAGACGCGCTGGAGCGGGGAGAGGCCGTGCGGGTTGCCGGTGACGCGGCGGGCCACGGGGGCCACGAGGCGGTCGTAGAGGGGCACGGTGAGGAGGATGGAGCCGATGAGGAAGACGGTGAGCGAGCCCGCCGGGATGAGGAACCCCGAGCCGCCGATGGCGCGGTTCATGACGGACGCCTGCTCCACGGCGAAGGTGGTCATCTGCGCGTGGATGGTCCAGAACATGATGGTGGTGGCCCAGATTGGAAGCATGCGCACCACCTGCTTCACCTCCTCCACGTCCGTCCGCGTGCACAGCGTCCAGCTGCTCGCCGCCGCGGGCGACTCCCGGTCGACGACGGCTGCGTGGTCGAGGAATCTGCATTCGCACATCAAAAGCCATTAGCCAGTGTACATCAGTAGCGATTTAACAATGCCAGTTACTGAAGTAGTACTAATTGAGTGAGTCCACTGCGTTTTTAATTGAATCTTTGGGCTGACGAGATGCGTCCCGTTAAAACTGAGTCTACTTCTCGCGCGTCGATCTCCGTCCCGATTACTCCAGTACGTAGTACGTACGCGACTCGTGAGCACAAGCACACGAGACATATGATATGATATGATAATGCCCTTGGGACGATGCCAGGAGCCACTACTGGAACGTGTGCAAGCGTGTGGTCGAGCACTGCACCAAGTCACCAGCTATCTCGCACAAAAGTCGATGCTGATGCACGGAATCTTGCCAGTCTTGGAGGAGGTGTTCTCAGTGGAGTGACCTTTGGGCGTGGCAGCGAGCCCGTGAGCCGTGAGCCTGAGCAAAGCTGCATATTGTCATGAGGCTGGGCAGTGCCACCCGTGGGAGTTGGGCAGGCAACTGGCCGGCCACGAAAACTTACAAGGAACTAGCTCGCGACCACTCCACTTGGCTTTGGATCGGTCGATCTCGGCCGAACCCAAAAACGCGATGCATTGCACGTTTCTCTCGCAGGGAAGCTGCGAGATGCCTCTCACATAAAAGCAGTGGCTGTGGGCTGTGGCTGTTTCTTGCGCCGAAACTTTCCCTAAATTGACCCATCGAAGTTTCTATGTAACTTTCCGACTAAAAAAATATCACGGTtagaattgtaccaaatcaatgacAATTAAGATGAATCGGAGTGAGTACAAGTTTTTTGCTGGTATATACAGTAGTACTCACTCCGATCCAAAAtgagtgtcgtggttttagtttaaatttgtAATAAAACCACCACACTTAtttttggattggagggagtaatTTTTTTCCGGGTATTTTTTTTCTAGCTAGCTTGTTAGCGATTCGTGGCCGGTCACGTAGCCTGCCTTATCTGATACGGCGAGCGGGGAACGTATCCGGCTGACAGCTACACGCTTGGACGTTGGAACTGAATATCTCATTTAAATCCCATCGATTAATCCCGGCTAGCTAGATTTCCGCAATACGCGATAGATGTGGCACGATCCATGGGGCCATGGCCGTGCACTGTCGCTCTACACTACACATCGTGTCCATGTCACGTACTCCATTAGTCACCGTGGGCCGGTGCCAACTCAATCGATCGCGTGCCCAAATTGTTAATAATTGGCAGGCCGGGCTTCGCCGCGACACACTACTGTACGTGTTGGCCCACACATGCGTGACATGAATGTACAGTAGATAGCCCAACACTAGCTTTGCTTGACACTTGCTTACAATCACTGGACACTGGACCATTGCCTAGTGTCTATTCTAGCTAGCTATTTCTGAACTAAGATTCAGGAAGTACTGTACTGTTCGGACTTGTATAAGCTAGATACGTGAAGCATTGCTACAACCCTTTTTTAGCCAAAACAAATGGGCCTGCATGTGTTGTGACcggttagagagagagagggaggcagaGAGTTGTTTTGGTAAATGAAGAGACATTTATTTTATTTGTGGACAATGGGTAGGGATGTGAATGTCGCGCTGGGCCATGCTAGTACCACCAATGATGAGCTCCCTGGCTGGATACTCAAATCTCAGTTTAATCCCATTTAAAGTAATGGGAGTATCAGACAACCTGGCCTGATACAACTTTGTCAGACGATTCATCTCCTAGAACTCGTCTAGCAGGTTAATTAGTTGTTAAAGCAGCAGACTAGGCAATTTAGGTACGAGGAGCGATGCTCTTGAGCGAATGCTTACCGGCACTCCTTGCTGTGGGGGAGCTTCAGCTTGCCCTTGAGGTCCTCGCCGGCGGCGGCCTTGTCGTCCACGTCGTAGAGCATGCTCGGGTCGGACGGCAGCGGCAGGGAGCGCTTCCTCCATGCCGCGGCCGTCACGGTGGCGACCTGCGTCAGCGGGCTGCCCACGAGCTTCTTGAACCGGTACTTCCGGGTGCCGGACAGGAACACGCCCAGCCCGCAGAGGATGCCCACGGCGACGACGCCGTAGCCCcaccggcggccgacgttgtcctgCACGTACACCAGCACGGTGACGGCCAGCAGCGCGCCGATGCTGACGAAGAAGTAGAACCAGTTGAAGAAGCGCATCATCATCTTGCGCTCGCCGTCGTCGGACTCGTCGAACTGGTCCGACCCGAACCCGGACACGCTCGACTTGAGCCCGCCTGTCCCCAGCGCCGTCATGTACAGCCCCAGGTACAGCACGCCGAGCTGCGTCCCGTTCGCCGGCACGCAGTCGGGGCTCTGCCCCGTCGCGTCCCCGCACGCCGCCGGCCGCAGCCCCGGCGCCACCGTcgagatcgtcagtatcatcacgcCCTGCATCGATGTAGCTATGCAGGTCAGTACGGGGACAGATCCTAGGCGTGCAACTGTGGGTTATGTGCAAGTCACGTACGGTGGCTtggacggcggagaagacggcgatgGTGAGGTAGCGGCCGAGGTAGGAGTCGGCGATGAAGCCGCCGAGGAGGCAGAGCATGAAGGAGGTGCCGATGAAGTTGGTGACGGTGTTGGCGGAGGCGGCGCTGCCCAGGTGCATGGTGCCGGTCATGTACGGCACCAGGTTCACCGCGATGCCCAGCGTCGTCATCCGCTCGAACAGCTCCGCGCCTTCACCAAAACCAAGATCTCAGTTCTCCATTCGTCCCACACCCACACGATCGATCGAACAGCATCCCACGAAGCGGCCATGCAGCAAAACGACAGGGGCGCTCGTAAGATATACCTAGGATCATGGCGGCGCATCCCCACCCGCCGGTGGTGGCGCGGGCCGCGGGGCGGCCCTTGTAGTCCCAGGCGTCTGTCAGGGCGGCGCCCTGCTTGCCGGCCTCCGCCACGGTCTCCGGCAGCGCTTCCGAGCCCATCTCTGCCTCAAGATCAAGCCTCTCACGTGCTCGTGATGACAGGAT
The sequence above is a segment of the Triticum dicoccoides isolate Atlit2015 ecotype Zavitan chromosome 1A, WEW_v2.0, whole genome shotgun sequence genome. Coding sequences within it:
- the LOC119275087 gene encoding protein NRT1/ PTR FAMILY 6.3-like — protein: MGSVLPEIAAEGKGILTDAWDSKGRPAARSTTGGWGCAAMILGAELFERMTTLGIAVNLVPYMTGTMHLGSAAAANTVTNFIGTSFMLCLLGGFVADTYLGRYLTIAVFSAVQATGVMVLTISTVAPGLRPATCGDATGQSPDCVPANGTQLGVLYLGLYMTALGTGGLKSSVSGFGSDQFDESDDGERKKMMRFFNWFYFFVSIGALLAVTVLVYVQDNIGRRWGYGICAVGILCGLGVFLCGTKMYRFKKLVGSPLTQVAAVTTAAWSKRTLPLPSDPSMLYDVDDAAAAGEDLKGKQKLPHSKECRFLDHAAIIDRAEAASPAEASKWALCTRTDVEEVKQVVRMLPIWATTIMFWTIHAQMTTFAVEQASLMDRGIGGSGFLIPAGSLTVFLIGSILLTVPLYDRLISPVARRITGNPHGLSPLQRVFVGLFLSIVGMAAAAIVERHRLTSSTHGVTLTVFLLMPQFLLVGAGEAFTYMGQLDFFLRECPKGMKTMSTGLFLSTCALGFFFSTVTVTIVHKVTGHGPRGSGGWLADNLDQGRLDYFYWLLAVMSAINIIFFTMAARGYVYKEKRLADAGIELADEEAMIVGH
- the LOC119275096 gene encoding protein NRT1/ PTR FAMILY 6.3-like, with protein sequence MGSEALPETVAEAGKQGAALTDAWDYKGRPAARATTGGWGCAAMILGAELFERMTTLGIAVNLVPYMTGTMHLGSAASANTVTNFIGTSFMLCLLGGFIADSYLGRYLTIAVFSAVQATGVMILTISTVAPGLRPAACGDATGQSPDCVPANGTQLGVLYLGLYMTALGTGGLKSSVSGFGSDQFDESDDGERKMMMRFFNWFYFFVSIGALLAVTVLVYVQDNVGRRWGYGVVAVGILCGLGVFLSGTRKYRFKKLVGSPLTQVATVTAAAWRKRSLPLPSDPSMLYDVDDKAAAGEDLKGKLKLPHSKECRFLDHAAVVDRESPAAASSWTLCTRTDVEEVKQVVRMLPIWATTIMFWTIHAQMTTFAVEQASVMNRAIGGSGFLIPAGSLTVFLIGSILLTVPLYDRLVAPVARRVTGNPHGLSPLQRVFVGLFLSIAGMAAAALVERYRLTESADGVTLTVFLLMPQFLLVGAGEAFTYMGQLDFFLRECPKGMKTMSTGLFLSTCALGFFFSTLIVTIVHKVTGHGSNDGWLANNIDQGRLDYFYWLLAVMSAINIVFFTIAARGYVYKEKRMADAGIELADEEAMIVGH